One stretch of Candidatus Omnitrophota bacterium DNA includes these proteins:
- a CDS encoding GAF domain-containing protein, with product MAHTEVITVEGLNDKIEALLKFCLAATCGILSADGGSIMLVDADGKNLTVTAAAGSNKNDAIGKKVAMGERVSGKAAKTMASVLVKGAIDINSDKYFSGMKKYEKINSGMSIPFVKNGKALGVINIKRTEQPQALTQEDVETVEIIARELALTL from the coding sequence ATGGCTCACACAGAAGTTATTACAGTAGAAGGGCTTAATGACAAAATAGAAGCGCTTTTAAAATTCTGCCTGGCAGCCACATGCGGCATTCTGTCCGCCGACGGCGGTTCCATTATGCTTGTTGATGCCGACGGTAAAAATCTCACCGTCACAGCGGCTGCGGGAAGCAACAAAAACGACGCCATAGGAAAAAAAGTCGCTATGGGCGAAAGAGTCAGCGGTAAAGCCGCAAAAACCATGGCCTCCGTGCTTGTCAAAGGAGCGATAGACATAAATTCCGATAAATATTTCAGCGGCATGAAAAAATACGAAAAAATCAATTCCGGCATGAGCATTCCCTTTGTCAAAAACGGCAAGGCTCTCGGAGTAATCAACATCAAAAGAACGGAGCAACCGCAAGCTCTAACGCAGGAAGACGTTGAAACTGTAGAAATCATCGCCCGGGAACTCGCCCTCACACTTTAA